One stretch of Miscanthus floridulus cultivar M001 chromosome 18, ASM1932011v1, whole genome shotgun sequence DNA includes these proteins:
- the LOC136521728 gene encoding protein VERNALIZATION 3-like, whose product MAGSGREREPLVVGRVVGDVLDPFVRTTNLRVSYGTRTVFNGCELKPSMVVNQPRVEVGGPDMRTFYTLVMVDPDAPSPSDPNLREYLHWLVTDIPGTTRAAFGQEVIRYESPRPTMGIHRFVLVLFQQLGRQITVYAPGWRQNFNTRDFAELYNLGPPVAAVYFNCQREAGSGGRRMYS is encoded by the exons ATGGCCGGCAGCGGCAGGGAAAGGGAGCCGCTGGTGGTTGGTAGGGTGGTGGGCGACGTCCTGGACCCCTTCGTCCGGACCACCAACCTCAGGGTCAGCTACGGCACCAGGACCGTATTCAACGGCTGCGAGCTCAAGCCATCCATGGTGGTGAACCAGCCCAGGGTCGAGGTCGGGGGACCCGACATGAGGACCTTCTACACCCTC GTGATGGTCGACCCGGATGCTCCGAGCCCAAGCGACCCAAACCTTAGGGAGTATTTGCACTG GCTGGTCACTGATATTCCGGGAACTACTAGGGCTGCATTTG GGCAAGAGGTGATCCGCTACGAGAGCCCTCGGCCGACCATGGGGATCCACCGCTTCGTGCTGGTGCTGTTCCAGCAGCTGGGGCGGCAGATCACGGTGTACGCCCCGGGGTGGCGCCAGAACTTCAACACCAGGGACTTCGCCGAGCTCTACAACCTGGGCCCTCCCGTGGCCGCCGTCTACTTCAACTGCCAGCGTGAGGCCGGCTCTGGGGGAAGGAGGATGTACTCATGA